gtaaatattcatccatatcacccaaaTTGAGGTATTTATTGCCACAtacttgggcaaaatagtttttaatgattgccttaatttcctcttcaatataGGTGAGGTCTACCTCttaatctttgatactgttaatttggttttcttccttccttcctttattatttattagatttaccagtactttgtctattttgtttgtttttcttcaaagtatcagtttctagtcttacttattaattcaatacttctttcactttctattttgtcaatttcctttttaattttcaggacttctaatttagtttttctcaggggatttttcatttcttctctttctagttttttaatttatatgccaattgattgatctctgcctACCCCAATTTATATGCATATGTTAACATGCACTCACAGATATAAATTGAACCAACTACTGCTTTAGCTGtaccccatagattttgataggatgtcaTATTGTCATTCTCGGTGatgaaattattagttatttGTTTAGGAAAATGGTATAtttgactgaatgtctttccacatcaattgcatttattaagtttctccccaatgtggattctctgatgtacagaaaGATGAGAGCTACAACTGAATGTCTTttcacactgcttgcattcataaggtttctccccagtgtgggttctctgatgtacagcaagagtAGAGCTgcaactgaatgtctttccacaatgcttgcattcataaggtttctccccagtgtggattctctgatgtagagCAAGGTGGGAGTTctgactgaatgcctttccacagtgcttgcattcataaggtttctctccagtgtgaattctctgatgtttagcaagattGGAGCTccaactgaatgtctttccacagtgcttgcactcataaggtttctccccagtgtgaattctcttgTGTACAGTAAGAGTGGAGCTGCaactgaaagcctttccacagtgcttgcattcatagggtttctccccagtatggattctctgatgttcagcaagagtggagctctgactgaatgtctttccacattgcttgcatgcAAAAGGCTTCTCCCCAGTATAAGCTCTCTGATGTAAAGTGAGATGGtatctctgactgaatgtctttccacagtgcttgcattcataaggtttcttctcagtatggattctctgatgtacagcaagattggAGATgcaactgaatgtctttccacagtgattgcattcatatggtttctccccagtgtggattctctgatgtaccgCAAGGATGGAGCTGCAaatgaatgcctttccacactccttgcattcataaggtttctctccagtgtgggttCTCTGATGTATAGTAAGATGTGATAACTGACTGAATTTCTTCCCACATTGGTTGCACggataaggtttctccccagtgtggattctctgatgtacagcaagagcAGAGGTCatactgaatgtctttccacactggtTGCATTCATAATGCTTCTCCCCAGTGTGGGTTCTCTGATGTAAAGCACGATGGGATTTCTGACTGAATGTCTtaccacattgcttgcattcatgagATTTCTcaccagtatggattctctgatgtaccaAAAGAGCAGAGCTCTGTTTGAATTTCTTTCCACActccttgcattcataaggtttctccccagtgtggattctttgatgtacagcaagatgggagttgcaactgaatgcctttccacactgctggcattcataaggtttctccccagtgtggattctctgatgtagagCAAGATGGGAATTccaactgaatgtctttccacagtgcttgcattcataaggtttctccccggtgtggattctttgatgtacagcaagactggagctctgCCTGAAACTCCTCCCACACTGCTGGCATTCATAAGATTTCTCCCCAATAGAGATATTCTGATATCTAGGAAGAATGTCCCTgtgcataaaagtctttccacacgCATAATTTACACTAGATTTTTCCTTGGTGTgcattctttgatgttcaataCGAGATGAGTTTTGAGGTAGAACACAGAATTCTCTGAAAGCAAAGTTATTGGGACCATGACTAATGAATCTTTGTAGGTCCAATTCTTTCACAGGAAGGCTCATCTCAGTTGGATTAGTCTTCATTACAGACATCGTATCTCCTAAAAGAAACCaagagtaaaatatatatattgagagagtGACATATAAACCTATCCTCAACTGTCAGAACATAAACTACTTGATATCCTATTTCCTCAGGTAAGAAGGTGGCTTCCAACTTAAATGGGCACAATccatcctttgaaaaatgtcattACCTCAAagtttaagaaaattttaaataacaaagagaaaaaatctgGGATTTTGGACAGGCTAGCTTTACTACGTTACTAACGCAGACCATGAATTCAGAAAGGCTAGATGAGTGACTTGACCTGAAATCCTGGCAGATGACACAAAATCTTGTGATTGGGCATTGTTTCTATGTCCACAGTAATAGACAATTCACTTTcaataattttactttcattttcattctctatACATTCAACCCTTTATTAATAGGCATGATACCACTAGCTGCATGTAGATTAAATGTGATGCTATTATTTCATCATCTAGCTTCTCTTTAAACATTATGTAATTTGCTTCATTATTGCTTTGTACCTTACATTTTGTTCCAGTATCTGAAATCATATAAAGAAATCTAGCACTCTTTTTTGCATTTATCCAAGGCATAAAAGTTTTCGttctgagagtggggagggaatttaatagactctaaataaaagtaagagaagaataaaaatgaaggggacagaaagggaagcacAATAATGTTGGGAATTAcagggattgattaaaagcaaaccactagtGTAGATGGAAATGGtggaagaagaaagggcaggactaggagaggacatcaaaatgatggggaatactcaggcggtaatcataactctgaatgtgaatggaatgaacccatccacaaaatagaaggaaacagcAGAGTCCATTAGAAACCACAATCttatcatatattgtctataAGAGATATAGGAGGCTGATAGATACATAC
This sequence is a window from Monodelphis domestica isolate mMonDom1 chromosome 3, mMonDom1.pri, whole genome shotgun sequence. Protein-coding genes within it:
- the LOC103095778 gene encoding zinc finger protein 345-like, producing the protein MALEKDRLPTQEVVTFKDVAVDFTREEWRLLSPPQKELYKEVMLENAWNLLSVGLPAPPEDVISSLEQREAPWMLEQEGLRSCCPGDTMSVMKTNPTEMSLPVKELDLQRFISHGPNNFAFREFCVLPQNSSRIEHQRMHTKEKSSVNYACGKTFMHRDILPRYQNISIGEKSYECQQCGRSFRQSSSLAVHQRIHTGEKPYECKHCGKTFSWNSHLALHQRIHTGEKPYECQQCGKAFSCNSHLAVHQRIHTGEKPYECKECGKKFKQSSALLVHQRIHTGEKSHECKQCGKTFSQKSHRALHQRTHTGEKHYECNQCGKTFSMTSALAVHQRIHTGEKPYPCNQCGKKFSQLSHLTIHQRTHTGEKPYECKECGKAFICSSILAVHQRIHTGEKPYECNHCGKTFSCISNLAVHQRIHTEKKPYECKHCGKTFSQRYHLTLHQRAYTGEKPFACKQCGKTFSQSSTLAEHQRIHTGEKPYECKHCGKAFSCSSTLTVHKRIHTGEKPYECKHCGKTFSWSSNLAKHQRIHTGEKPYECKHCGKAFSQNSHLALHQRIHTGEKPYECKHCGKTFSCSSTLAVHQRTHTGEKPYECKQCEKTFSCSSHLSVHQRIHIGEKLNKCN